The Methanomassiliicoccales archaeon genome has a segment encoding these proteins:
- the truA gene encoding tRNA pseudouridine(38-40) synthase TruA: MSGRVAVKFAYDGTRFMGSQRQPCERTAESELLNALGKIGAIRSAEEDRFRVASRTDRGVSALGNVFAVNTDFRRQELLAALNAKCQEVYCYALAEVPDNFSPRRAKGRWYRYHLPYRKQNIGLMEKCAKGLQGEHEFQQFCKPDGKVTLRTLESVEVRLDDEMIVIDLRAREFLRNMVRRIVSAMDQVGQGRASLNDLQEALQGHGRSLGLAAPEGLFLMDVEYDLDWTFGPTGPMREKVIEERDLTWTRYRFNTDLLEMAELARPSPGK; encoded by the coding sequence ATGAGCGGCCGGGTGGCGGTGAAGTTCGCCTACGATGGCACCAGGTTCATGGGCTCCCAGAGGCAGCCATGCGAGCGCACCGCCGAGAGCGAGCTCCTGAACGCGCTGGGCAAGATTGGCGCGATCCGCTCAGCAGAGGAGGACCGCTTCCGCGTGGCCAGCCGGACCGATCGTGGGGTTAGCGCCCTAGGGAACGTCTTCGCCGTCAACACCGATTTCCGCCGGCAGGAGCTTCTGGCAGCTCTCAATGCCAAGTGCCAGGAGGTCTACTGTTACGCGCTAGCTGAGGTGCCTGACAATTTTTCCCCTCGCCGGGCCAAGGGCCGCTGGTATCGCTACCATCTGCCGTACCGGAAGCAGAACATAGGACTGATGGAAAAATGCGCCAAGGGGCTCCAGGGGGAGCACGAGTTCCAACAGTTCTGTAAGCCCGATGGAAAGGTGACGTTGCGCACCCTGGAATCGGTGGAGGTGCGTTTAGATGACGAGATGATCGTCATCGACCTCCGGGCCCGGGAGTTCCTGCGCAACATGGTGCGGAGGATCGTCTCCGCGATGGACCAGGTGGGGCAGGGGCGCGCTTCGTTGAACGACCTACAAGAGGCCTTGCAGGGCCACGGCCGATCGCTCGGGCTGGCCGCACCGGAAGGACTGTTCCTGATGGACGTGGAATACGACCTGGATTGGACGTTCGGCCCCACCGGTCCGATGCGCGAGAAGGTCATAGAGGAGAGGGACCTGACCTGGACCAGGTACAGGTTCAATACGGATCTGCTCGAGATGGCAGAGCTGGCCCGACCTTCCCCGGGAAAATGA